The sequence below is a genomic window from Anaerolineales bacterium.
TGGATAACCGCGTGTGCACAATTCTTGAGATGTATGCGCCATCCTTTCATGGCGGGCGGCTGGAGGGCGGCGCGGCGCGCAAGCCGCGCAAGGCCAGGAGGTAGGGCGCGGCCGGCGGCCGACGAAAAGACACAACCGCAGAGGCGCAGAAAGCGCGGAGAAACCCCGGGTTTCTCCGCGCTTTCTGCGCCTCTGCGGCGTATTCCCGGACGTGGAACGAAGGCGGGGAATTACGCCCCGAATTTCACAAGCCTGCCGGCGTGCGCCAGGGCAAGGGGCATCAGTTCGATCGTGGGGAAGGTTCCCAAACCGCCGTGGGCGCAGACCCGCTCCCCAAAAACCGTTTCGGTATCGGGGCGGACCGTCTCCGGCGCCCAAAGGAGCAGGGGGACCGGATGCCAGGAATGGCTCTTCAGCTTGGCAGGTGTGGAGTGGTCTCCGGTGACCAGTAGGACATCCGGTTTGCGCTCCAGCAACGCGGGCAGGGCTGCATCGACCTTTTCGATAACCTTCACTTTCGCCGGAAAATCGCCGTCTTCGCCGCGCGAATCGGTGGCCTTGATGTGAATGAAAAAGAAATCAAAGTCGTCCCAAACCTTTGCGAGCGCGCGGAATTCGTCCGCGGGGGCATCGCCTTCAAAAGCGATGCCCTGCATGCCTACCAGCTTGGCCACCCCGCGGTACATCGGATACACCGCGATGCAAGCCGGCCGTAATTTATAGATCTCCGCAAATTGCGGAAGGCGCGGGTCGCCGGAAAAACCACGCAGGGTAAGCATGTTGGCGGGAAGATCGCCGGCGAGGATCTTCCCGGCCTGGGCGATCCACTCGTTGAAGGCCTTGGCCGCCTTTTCGCCTTTGGGATCGGTCGCCTTCACCGGCAGCGGGGGGACGC
It includes:
- a CDS encoding 2,3-bisphosphoglycerate-independent phosphoglycerate mutase — its product is MADFELIRSLAQGAKTKIVLLVLDGLGGIPAEAGGPTELEAAQKPNLNRLAAEGCLGQMNPVGYGITPGSGPGHLSLFGYDPLKFDIGRGVLEAFGIGVDVGADDVAARGNFCTVDSDGRITDRRAGRIPTESSSKLVEKLAKIRIPGVETEVKPVKEHRFVVVMRGPGLSACMTETDPQKTGVPPLPVKATDPKGEKAAKAFNEWIAQAGKILAGDLPANMLTLRGFSGDPRLPQFAEIYKLRPACIAVYPMYRGVAKLVGMQGIAFEGDAPADEFRALAKVWDDFDFFFIHIKATDSRGEDGDFPAKVKVIEKVDAALPALLERKPDVLLVTGDHSTPAKLKSHSWHPVPLLLWAPETVRPDTETVFGERVCAHGGLGTFPTIELMPLALAHAGRLVKFGA